A genomic region of Halomonas aestuarii contains the following coding sequences:
- a CDS encoding branched-chain amino acid transaminase, which produces MTPLYDRDGWLWQDGEWLPWRDARTHLLTHTLHYGMGCFEGVRAYDGPHGTHLFRVAEHTRRLADSAHALDMPLPFGEAELVEAQRQCLAKNGLVNAYLKPTVYFGAEGLGLRAKGLTSHVMIAAWDLGDYISPEAAAIGLRALTSSWARHHVNISLCRAKTNGHYVNSMLALNTAIKAGFDETIMLDPEGHVAEASAANVFLLRDGVLHTPEVTSCLQGITRDSVIRLAREVLGIEVRERRITRDELYIADEAFVTGTAAEILPLRELDGRHIGARAGAPAPDLPIPDDSVTARLQRLYHRVTRGDLGDDLQGFAGWLTPA; this is translated from the coding sequence ATGACACCGCTCTACGATCGCGACGGCTGGCTCTGGCAGGACGGAGAGTGGTTGCCGTGGCGCGATGCCCGCACCCACCTGCTGACGCATACCCTGCACTACGGCATGGGATGCTTCGAGGGCGTGCGCGCCTATGACGGGCCCCATGGCACGCATCTGTTCCGGGTGGCGGAGCACACTCGCCGCCTGGCCGACAGCGCCCACGCGCTGGACATGCCGCTGCCCTTCGGCGAGGCCGAACTTGTCGAGGCCCAGCGCCAGTGTCTCGCGAAGAACGGCCTGGTCAACGCCTACCTCAAGCCGACGGTCTACTTCGGCGCCGAGGGCCTGGGGCTCAGGGCGAAGGGGCTGACCAGCCACGTGATGATCGCCGCCTGGGACCTGGGCGACTACATCTCGCCCGAGGCCGCGGCCATCGGCCTGCGGGCCCTGACCTCCTCCTGGGCACGCCACCACGTCAACATCAGCCTGTGCCGGGCCAAGACCAACGGCCACTACGTCAACTCGATGCTGGCGCTGAACACCGCCATCAAGGCGGGGTTCGACGAGACGATCATGCTCGACCCGGAGGGCCATGTCGCCGAGGCCTCGGCGGCCAACGTCTTCCTGCTGCGGGACGGCGTGCTCCACACCCCCGAGGTGACCTCCTGCCTGCAGGGCATCACCCGGGACAGCGTGATTCGCCTGGCCCGGGAGGTGCTGGGGATCGAGGTGCGCGAGCGGCGCATCACCCGCGACGAGCTCTACATCGCCGACGAGGCCTTCGTCACCGGCACCGCCGCCGAGATCCTCCCGCTGCGTGAGCTCGACGGGCGACACATCGGCGCCCGGGCCGGGGCGCCGGCCCCGGACCTTCCCATCCCGGACGACTCGGTGACCGCCCGGCTGCAGCGGCTCTATCACCGGGTCACCCGGGGCGATCTCGGCGATGACCTCCAGGGCTTCGCCGGCTGGCTGACCCCCGCCTGA
- a CDS encoding class II histone deacetylase, with protein sequence MPATGFFWHERCFWHDPGAIGVFSAPGEFLQPQPASESPESKRRLKNLLEVSGLIDELDVRKPAMARREDLERFHTPRYLDALEAGDRALGGDAGDCAPYTPGSLAAASQSAGLAIAAVEAVATGDLERAYALCRPPGHHAEADQGRGFCLLGNIPVAVMRARALGQVGRVAILDWDVHHGNGQQAAFYADPEVFTISIHQAGNFPLETGGFDEQGDGEGQGACLNLPLPPGCGLGAYDHAMSELVLPALEAFRPELIVVACGYDACAKDPLGKMLLNSAAFARMTRQLRALADRVCRGRLVMVHEGGYSEGYVPLCGHAVIGELAGSAVRVPDPQNDEIAAWPYQALQPHQRELIDGWQAAWAAAGRL encoded by the coding sequence ATGCCGGCCACAGGATTCTTCTGGCACGAGCGCTGCTTCTGGCACGACCCGGGGGCCATCGGGGTCTTCTCGGCCCCCGGGGAGTTCCTGCAGCCCCAGCCGGCCTCGGAAAGTCCCGAGAGCAAGCGACGCCTGAAGAACCTGCTGGAGGTCTCCGGCCTGATCGATGAGCTCGACGTGCGCAAGCCGGCCATGGCGCGGCGCGAGGATCTCGAGCGCTTCCACACCCCGCGCTACCTCGATGCCCTCGAGGCCGGGGATCGGGCCCTGGGCGGCGATGCCGGCGACTGCGCCCCCTACACGCCGGGCAGCCTGGCCGCCGCGAGCCAGTCGGCGGGCCTGGCCATCGCGGCGGTGGAGGCCGTGGCCACCGGTGACCTCGAGCGCGCCTATGCCCTCTGTCGGCCGCCCGGCCACCATGCCGAGGCCGACCAGGGGCGGGGCTTCTGCCTGCTGGGCAACATCCCGGTCGCCGTGATGCGCGCCCGCGCCCTGGGGCAGGTGGGTCGGGTGGCGATCCTCGACTGGGACGTGCATCACGGCAACGGCCAGCAGGCCGCCTTCTACGCCGACCCCGAGGTGTTCACGATCTCGATCCACCAGGCGGGCAACTTCCCGCTGGAGACGGGAGGCTTCGACGAGCAGGGCGACGGGGAGGGGCAGGGCGCCTGCCTCAACCTGCCGCTGCCGCCGGGCTGTGGCCTCGGCGCCTATGACCACGCCATGTCCGAGCTGGTGCTGCCGGCCCTCGAGGCCTTCCGGCCCGAGCTGATCGTGGTGGCCTGCGGCTATGACGCCTGCGCCAAGGACCCGCTGGGCAAGATGCTGCTCAACAGCGCGGCCTTCGCGCGTATGACCCGCCAGCTCCGGGCCCTGGCCGATCGGGTCTGCCGGGGTCGGCTGGTGATGGTCCACGAGGGGGGGTACTCGGAGGGCTATGTGCCGCTGTGCGGCCATGCCGTCATCGGGGAGCTAGCCGGCAGTGCCGTCCGTGTGCCCGACCCCCAGAACGACGAGATCGCCGCCTGGCCCTACCAGGCGCTGCAACCCCACCAGCGCGAGCTGATCGACGGCTGGCAGGCGGCCTGGGCCGCGGCCGGACGGCTGTGA